The window TATCCTAATGAAATTACCTATGGTGACAGCTCTGTCCCTGGAGCAGGTCCTGTGTCTAAGTTCTTTTCAGTccgttggggggtggggggtgggggagcgcaCCAGGAGATGAAGAGCGTTTCCTGAATCTGCGGGGTTTTGGTTACTTTGAAATCAAAAATAATCTTCACGCCGAAGCGGTCCATCTTCGGGCGGCCTGCCCTCGGCCACCGACATAACTAATGTGAAATTTCCATTTTGCAGGCCGTTTTGGGTGTCCACCATAATGATAACAGACCCCAAAGAGCTTGAGTTCATTCTCTTCCCAAGCCTTTTTCCCGGACTAGGCTGAGTGCTTGTTTGATCACATTTAATCCTGACATCTGGGCCGAAAAACAAGGGTCTTAGAATGTCTTATGCCAGGCTCAGCCCCAGAGAGCTTCCCTCAGACTCTCCACCTTCCAAACCAATGTGACAAGTAATCCAGCCCTGGGGGTTCTTACTCCGATCACAAGGCGCCCTTCAGCAACAACCATCAGGAAATTGTGAAAAACAGAGGGTCTGTGACTTACAGGACCTGGAAATCACACCACACCCGAGGTCACAcgtagagtgagagagagcgtgcgcaggCTGGGGGCTCTGCTTTTATTGGGGTGGAGGGTAGGGCCCTGGGGTTTGGGGGGCCCAGCCTTTACCAGTGATTTTAAAAGGTTAACAGCAGGACTTTATAAAGGGTGGGACGAGAACAGGAAAAGGCAGCCTCGATGGTCAGTTACTGAAATCAACCAAGATCTCTAAAACTGAggagtctgggggtggggtgtgcggGGCTGGGTgttggcggcgggggggggggggggggacagccgGCTCTTTATCGTGTTTATTCGAGAGAGCTGTCTTAGAAGTGGATGCTCTTTGAAGCGGGCGCCTTGGCAAGTAAAGCTTAAATTAAGCACTTGGATTacaaaaaaagacagagggaaaaaagcCTGCCGGGGCTTACACTACATATGTCATCGTGTATTTGTTTTGTTGGCCTTCCCTCGATTTGCCACACATTCGCTAAATGCCTACGACGCAATAACAATTGTGCCGGGGAAACACCTACAGATGAGCGGCGGTCCCTGGCTCAAAAACCCCCTCACTGTATTGTCAAGGGAGGAGCCAGTAAGACACATAATAAACGTCATTGATCAAATCTTGGTAGGACGTATGCGAGTGCAAAGGACAGAGAAGCCAGTTCCACTTGGGGTGCAGAAGGGCTTAACTTTAATTTCGTTCCACAGCCCAGGAACCAGCGGGTTCCAGAAGCTTTCGGGGCTCCATCTGACACAAGAATTGTCATCTAGTATGTGAATGATGACATAGGGGACGAGACCCTGACCGTCCGACACAGTAGAGCTCCATGAATGACTTATCCATGAAGATGAGTCCCGTTGGGTTTCTCCCACCGGCAGTGGTTTCTGCCCTCGTCTGCTGGCGAAAGTTCCCGGGGCGTGAACAGAGCCAGCATGGAGAATTCCTCTTCTGCACGCACGCTAGTGAGCCACTGAGCATCATGGACACTTGCGGGGCTCGTGGGGACCTTGGAGGACACGTGGTCAACTAGCTGATGTTATGGACGATGTATACATCTTCACAAAGCCCTTGGCCACACAGCAGAGTGGTGCGGGTGCCCGAATCCTGGCCGAGCAACTTCCCAATGGAGTGGCCTCTGGGAAGCTACTGTCCTTcactttatctgtaaaatggtaaaacGGGGATTTTAACTGCCACCTTCATCAGGTTGTTATGAGGAATAAGACAGTATGTGTAACTGCTTAGAACAGAGTCTGTGCCTTTGTGAGCTGTTATCTTTATAACCGTTAATGtgtgatttgctcaaggttatGCGGCTAAATCGAGGCAGGGTGTAACGAGAGAGATGGGGAGGCGGATGCGACGCCTTCTACGTTGGCCGCCAGAAGGAGCCTGCCGGCCGTGGAACCCACTGAGGTCCTGTTAGAGCCATGAGCCTCGGGGAAAACAGCCTTGCCACCCCAAGAAGGGGGAGGACTCCCCAAGGGTTAAAAGACTCGCATTCCCAAAGTCACCCAAAGGTCCTTCTTATCATATGATCTGGCAAACAGCTGCCTTTACTGGAGGCAGTTGCACAGTTAGGTGCTAAAAGTCTCCGTGGTAAACGCATCATGTACGGCGTGAAGTCACATGTGCCTTTCCGAGAGCCAAGATCTTGCAAAGGtatgaaaacaagaacaaaacaaaccttcCCGTGGAGGCACAGAAAAGATCCAGTCAGCTCCTCGTTTCTGACCAGCCTGCGGTTCGGAAATAGGGAGAGTGTTCTCCAACAAACACACAACAACAGCAGATAGCCAAAGAACAAACAAGAGAAACAGCAAACAGAAATGTCACACACATTCAGGTGAGTGGGTTGATCTCCGCACGTAAACGTCAGCTCCCAGCCCGCCAGGCAGAGAGGAAACTTTTCAGAGCGCTGTCAGGGTGTAAGTCTATTTGAGATTCGGCACTACAAGCATAAAAGAACCTGTCATCAGTTTGCTTCTTTTCAGAGACCTGTTTGTTTAGCTGGAATATTCTACTGACGGTTACATAAAGGAGGAGGGGAGCACCAAGGATCCAGGTGGAGAacctgaaaaaaagaagaaggaaaaaaaaaaaaaaccaacttgttTTGGTCTGATGTGGGTAATGCCCTCTCTCTTTGCTTGCTTTATCAGGAGCGGGGCACATTCAAAGCCTCTCCCTGCGGCTGCACGAATTACTGTCTACCTTCCTCGACTTTGCTGTGCCACTGTCCTCATTcgttatttcttttctcttcccataaATAGCTCCCCAGATTTTGTTTCCCGACTCTCTACTTCATTTCCGCCTTGTAGGGAGAAGTTTGAAACGTTTGGGAGAGCGCGTCCTAGAGAAAAGACCAGGAAAAGTGGAAGAATGCCGAATGTGTTCCGTAATGACCTCATGGCACTCTCATTACACAGGAATTCAGGGCTCCGGCAGAGCGACGAAAAGAGTGCTGCAGTTAAGCAGATCTGCCTGGTTTACTTGGCACAAACCATAAAAAGACATCAGTATCTCTCTCcaccttctggaggctccaaaGTCCCCTCCTGGCTGCGGCGGTCAGGCCGAGCCTGGGGGCCCCAGTGGCCATCCAGCACCCAGGGTGAGCCTGTAGAAGGCTGTCCAGCTCCAGTCCTCCCGGGGCCTGTCCATCAAGCTCGGAATGAACCGAACCTTCTCAGTGAGACTTGCAACACCCACATGCTTTGCTTTTCCAGGGTAAGAGCAAACACAAGGGAAAAATAAGACGCTTCATTCCCCTGCGGAAACTAAGGATAGAGagtcctctccccctcccttgtcttAGGGCATTTGCTTTAGAAAACATGTAAATTCCTTGCCTGTTTGAAATATATGTGAGTCTTTTGAAGGCTAAAGAATCCTCTTGCCAGCCCCGGGAAGGTCTTTCTCCAAGACTCTGGAAGCATCTCTTTGAAATGTGATCAAGGAAGATAGCACCCCCAGCACCCGGTTTCTGTGGGCGGCCAGGAGcctagtttattttgctttgtttaaagCCAGTGAGCCCACACAGATGGTCTCCCCCGACCCCCCGAGGGGAGTTAGGATGAACTCCACGGGCCAGATGCGCTGCGAAGCCCTCTTACCCGAGGACTGGACCCTGTTTATGTTGTGAACATGCTCTCTCTCGGCTGCATCCAAGGGCagggtttctctctgtctttgctaTCTCTTAGCGGATTGCCTACAAAACCCCTTTGAATCCTGGTGTCAGGTTATTCAACAGggaaagtgttttctttctcgTGCATCTCTGCCCGGAGGGTTTTGGGTGGGGAGATttgttttgaattccattttcCCAACTCTAgctgcacccccgcccccacccgtcCCTCTGTTGGCTCAGCCCCAGCCAGGCATTTGGTCTCTTTCTGTGCCAAGCAGCTTCCGACTCCTCCGGGTCTCGGGTTCCTGTCCCTTCGGCTCAGCCCCAGCCCGGTGTCTGCCCGTATCTTCCTGGtggcctgcctccttccttcaccTGCTCCCTCCCCCGAGAGGCTGTCCCTGACCACAgctctcaccccccacccccatgttttCCCTTCACAGAACCCACCCCTGTCTGTTTATCAGAGTCTCATCAGCCTCTCTGCCCGGCAGGCAGCCTCCGGGAGGTCAGGACTTTATCTGCACGTCTGCAGCACCAACAGGGCCCAGTGTTGGGGAACTGTCGTCAAAGATCAGTCTCCTGCCAACCCAGAGAAGCCTCTCCACAAAGCTACCTTCTACACAGCGATGATTAACGCTGCAGATGGCCGTTGGCCATTACCTCTCAgcctctcctctctgggctgGCGGAGGGCAGAACGGAGTTTTCCCGCTTACATCACATCCTCAGCCTTCCTGGCGCTGCCTTTTTaacgtgtgtttatttttgagagacagagagacggagcaccAAAGCGGGCCCCGGGGTtccgagctgtccgcacggagcccgacgcagggctcgaacccacgaaccatgagatcgtgacccgagccaaagtctgacgctgaaccgactgagccacacgggtgccccccccccgcccgccctggCACTGTCTTTGGCGCTGTCCGTGTCCCGTGTTTTCTGGGGGCCTCACTGGCCATGTTGGGAGCACTGCCCGGGAAACCTTTTTGCGCTCAGGCTGGTCAACCCTGCCCCGTGCCCCCAGGGAAGGCCCTGTGTGTCTTGCCCTATGGTGATCTCTCACCAAGTGTGAAATAAACAAATGCTCTCAGGTCACGTTTCTTTCAGATAGTGCTTGTCACCATGACACCGGGCCCGCAGGGCACAttcaccttccccccccccccagatgaaTTTCTCCACGAGGAGAGAACGTGGGAAGGCTAGACGCTCTCCCATGTGCCAAGGAAGGGTAGGCTATGATCTTAGGAAATGAAGGAAGATTCTTCTTTGATAGCGAGTCTCCGGAGAACAGGAAATACTGTCCCTGCGCCCGGAGACTAAAGAAACGTTGTCGTGGAGGTCCATCAGGGTCCACCTGGCCTTTCTAGCCGCCTCCACAAATACCGCCGTAGTCCAGATGGCTCCCCACAGGCTGCCTGATCCAGACCCAGTGTTCCAAGACGAGCACACCGCTGACTGTGACCGCCGGGGAGGTAGGACATTGTGTCTGGAAGAGAGGCTATCTAGCGCAAGAGTGAATGCTTGCCCAGGGCACTCTCAATCATCAACTCCTTCATCAGACAACAAAGGCTCAGGAGTTAAAACTctatttttggggggcacctgggtggctcaggcggtgaAGGGTCCGTCTTCGgcttgtgtcatgatctcacggttcctgggttcgcgccccacgtcggactctgtgcggacagcttggagcctggagcctgcttcggattctgtgtctgtctctctctgcccctcccctgctcactcactgtctctctctctctctctctctctctctctttcaaatatacataaaacataaaaaatttaaaaaacatatatatatatatatatatatatatatatactaaaacccattgaattgtacacttaagtGGATGAACTAGACACTATCTATAAATCATATCTCAATtggactgtttttaaaaaaaaagtttggagtgGGCCTGGTACAGAAAATAGAATTAGAGAAGGCAGGACATATACTGGGGCATTGAACGCCGCTTCCCACCGCTCCTAAGAAGCTGACCTCTTTCCATTTAACCCAGCATTCCTCTAAGTCATCAAGAGTCTCTTCCAGCAGAGAGGATCCAAAGGTTGAGGTCAACAGTTCTAATCCTGGAGTGATTCCAAGGGACACGCACTCCAGAAACATTGTCGTGTGTCAGCGGAAAAGGGCGCGTTGTCTACAAGACCTCTCTCCAGCTTAGCTGATTTCAGCCTCCCACGGTCTTTGAactattttacaactctgtaaATTGCAGGGAGTTGATAATCATGCAGATTCTGTCCTGTCTATCCGATGCTCCTCCTCTTTGTGGAAAAACCAGTTTTGCCCCCATTTGCAATCATTGTTAACCGTCCTTACTCTGTTTTAATTTGTGCCTCTGCGTTTctcttttatgtatttgcttatttttatttaagctgatttattttgagagagacagagagagtacaaacggagggggacggacagagaaaaagagagacagggaagatcccaagcagggtccgagcgaccggcgcagagcccgacgtgggggcggctcgaactcaccaactgtgagatcacgacctgagccaaaatcaagagttggtcgccccaccgactgagccactcaggtgcccctgcacttcTTTGAGATCAATATTACATCTGCCCGGTTTGGTTACGAGTGGAATAAAACCTTTAACACATGTTCACGTTTCATATCCGCGGGAGCGTCGCAATCTTACCTTTTACCGAGAATGATCTTTTACCAACTTTATCTGCACAGAAGATCTTGTGCATCCCGTCCGCTGACATATAAACTCTAAAGTCAGAGGCTTTTAAAAGGAGAGGGTGGTTTGTCCACCTTACCTAATGCGAAACCGTGGTGATGGCCGGAAACCCATTCGGAAAGTCTGTTTCCACTAGAACGCGTGTTTCTCTGGATCTCACTCTGTGCCCGGCAGCGACATAGTCTGGAACCCGAGAACCAAGAAGCCAGAAGCCTGGATTgtctgccaccccaccccccaccccctcagcggGCTTCGAGGGCTCCCAGTTCCACCCACCGCTGAGGTGGTGAGCAGCACAGACCGTTGTTCGGTGGCTCAGCTCGCACCCAGGAGCCCACTTAGATCTCTCCGCGCTgtggaaggcagaaagaaaacactgGCAGCCAGAACCTTCTCCAAGAGCAGGGGGCGAGATGTAAGAGATGCTTCGTCGAGATCAGACCAGTGCCAAGGGTAAGCCAGCGCCTTCCCCAAGCGCGGTCCGTTTGCCTAGCATGGCGAACAGGCACCAGGGCGTCGGGCGATTGCTCGTGCCAAGTTCACGGGTGAACTCTGGTCAATTAAGGGTCGGTTAAGGCGGACAGTTAGAACTTAACCCGGGTCTGTGCAGACAATGTTTATAGAATCAGTGTATAGGGTCGTTTGCAGGTTAGGtgtgttcagagagagagagagagagagagagagaaagagagactgaatCAGCACTGAGAGGCACTTGTCTCCTcgttcccagcccctcccctggaaCAGTGCCATGCGTCCCGGCGTAtggcaaggggcagaggaagcCCATCCTGCGTCTCTATTCCTGGCAGCCACTCAGAAGCGTGTTCTTACTGTTTTCATCCTGCCTGGGGAAGGCGGTTTAAACATTTATTGGTGCGTGCCCTGGGTGAAGGCCAAGGACGTTGGGTACAGGATGGGAGGCTGTGCAATTCCTCCGAATGCACCCTGCCGTGTGTGAGCCATGAACCCGGGTCCCGCGACCTTCAGAGCTTAGGATCGCGAGCCATTTCGGCTGCTGGATAACCCCTGTGTGATTCAACATCCTGTAAGCGAGAGTTTGGAAAGTACTAACCCACGGTACTTGACCAAGGGCTGCGTCTCTGAATTTTCTAAGTCTTCTACACCGGGTCTTGGTATCACTTCTCTGAGCTACACATTTCCCCTAGGCCTCACGCCTTTTGTTCTTCCTATCAAAACAGAATTAATGATTTCTCAGAGGTGTCGTCACTCAGCAGATAAGGATGCAGTCTGTAGGTCGTCGGATGGGTCCCCGAGAGCTGAGGGCTCCCTCCGTGATCTGGGGCAAGCCGCCTGCTCTCAAAGGCGATGTCCCCAACCGCAAAAGGGGGTTGATAACAACGCCTAGCGGCTCGGGTGTCTGTGAGGGCGGTCCCACACGCGCACCGTTCAGAGTGCCTGGCTCAGAGCTCTCGCCTGCACCCACGCCACTCGTTGCTGTCATGGCCATGACTCCGGATGAGAAGCCGGGAAGGTTGAGCCGACTGACGGTAAATCAGCGGTTCTCGACTTGGCCGCGTGTCGGGATCACCTGGGGGAACTCAAAAAAAATACCCCTGCCTGGGAGAAGAGCCACCCCTGGGGGTTCCGGCTTCGTTGGTGGGGGTTGCAGTCTGGGCATTGGATGTAGCAAAGctcccaagtgattctaatgcGCACCCAGGACTGAGAGCTACCACCCTGAACAGTTTGCAAATGAGATGTTCTCGCAGCTCTGGTCTATGGCTGCACAACGTTCTTTTAGGAGAGACTGCTAGAAGGTCTTAAAGCCAACCAGATTCCCTGTACCTTCCTTATAAAGGTCATGTTGAACTTGGGGGCCGTTCAAGGCTTTCCCAGCATCTGCACTTGTCCAGGGTCCCCAAGGGTTTGGAACCTGATAAAAGCGAGGTTCCCTGTGACGTGTGCATGTTTCTCATAAAGTTCTACATGCAGAAATTGGcttcagagacaaagaaaaggaaaccaaacttGTTTGAACAAAAGGAGTTTCTCTTCCTTCGAGCCACGCC of the Neofelis nebulosa isolate mNeoNeb1 chromosome 16, mNeoNeb1.pri, whole genome shotgun sequence genome contains:
- the LOC131497230 gene encoding uncharacterized protein LOC131497230 — its product is MEKFETFGRARPREKTRKSGRMPNVFRNDLMALSLHRNSGLRQSDEKSAAVKQICLVYLAQTIKRHQYLSPPSGGSKVPSWLRRSGRAWGPQWPSSTQGEPVEGCPAPVLPGPVHQARNEPNLLSETCNTHMLCFSRNPPLSVYQSLISLSARQAASGRSGLYLHVCSTNRAQCWGTVVKDQSPANPEKPLHKATFYTAMINAADGRWPLPLSLSSLGWRRAERSFPAYITSSAFLALPF